Proteins encoded in a region of the Isosphaeraceae bacterium EP7 genome:
- a CDS encoding TIM barrel protein, which produces MLSRRKFHALTIGTLGLGPAAVASAHAQAGSKATTTWLTYAVNVEMFWTNLPFPDRLREVAKAGFTHYEFWPWRNKDIALIADLNRELGLTPVQFTASPRSFDRGIADPKRRGEFLDDVRAAIPIAKSLGVKLLTVVAGEEPAGVGRPAQTAAVIESLKEAAPIAEAAGVTLILEPLNVLVDHPKQHVVTSEHAAAIMHAVGSPAVKILFDVYHQQISEGNLIGNIRKYKDVIGYYQIADHPGRHEPGTGEIHYANVLRAIHETGYRGPIGLELSPKSDPAEALRAVREMDAAARDSG; this is translated from the coding sequence ATGCTCAGCCGCAGGAAGTTCCACGCGTTGACGATCGGGACGCTGGGCCTCGGCCCGGCCGCAGTCGCGTCGGCCCATGCGCAGGCCGGATCGAAGGCCACGACAACGTGGCTGACGTATGCGGTGAATGTCGAGATGTTCTGGACGAACCTGCCATTCCCGGATCGTCTGCGAGAGGTCGCCAAGGCCGGGTTCACGCATTACGAGTTCTGGCCCTGGCGGAACAAGGACATCGCCCTGATCGCCGACCTGAACCGCGAGCTCGGGCTGACACCCGTGCAGTTCACGGCATCGCCGCGGTCGTTCGATCGGGGCATTGCCGACCCGAAGCGCAGGGGGGAGTTCCTGGATGACGTGCGGGCGGCAATCCCGATCGCCAAATCCCTGGGCGTCAAATTGCTGACCGTGGTGGCCGGCGAGGAGCCCGCGGGGGTCGGTCGCCCAGCGCAGACGGCGGCCGTCATCGAGTCCTTGAAGGAGGCGGCACCGATCGCGGAGGCGGCGGGCGTCACCTTGATCCTGGAACCCCTGAACGTGCTGGTCGACCACCCGAAGCAGCATGTGGTCACCTCGGAACATGCCGCGGCGATTATGCACGCCGTCGGCTCGCCCGCGGTGAAGATCCTGTTCGACGTCTACCATCAGCAGATCAGCGAGGGGAACCTGATCGGCAACATCCGCAAGTACAAGGATGTGATCGGCTATTACCAGATCGCCGACCACCCCGGCCGGCACGAGCCCGGCACCGGCGAGATCCACTACGCCAACGTCCTGCGTGCGATCCACGAGACCGGCTACCGAGGACCGATCGGGTTGGAACTGAGCCCCAAGAGCGACCCGGCAGAGGCTTTGCGTGCGGTCCGTGAAATGGATGCGGCGGCCCGAGATTCAGGCTGA
- a CDS encoding MBL fold metallo-hydrolase → MKITWYGHAAFRIETQGVALILDPYRSPDSGGYAPINDPADVVVVSHENDRYHSHLGQIQAPFEVVRALELPPEGREFRGIRFRAVHVFETPERKPEDEVTIVHFRAEGLHVAFLGDLGHALTEDELEPIRGADILIVAAGGPPTIDFPEIPALIAAIGPCIVIPMHYLTPLINLKIQPVERFYEALPHLPVDRIEADSYEVRSETIPPTCRIVSLRHVR, encoded by the coding sequence ATGAAAATCACCTGGTACGGCCACGCCGCCTTCCGCATCGAAACCCAAGGGGTCGCCCTGATCCTCGACCCCTACCGCTCACCCGATTCCGGCGGGTACGCCCCGATCAATGACCCGGCCGACGTTGTGGTCGTCAGCCATGAGAACGACCGCTATCACAGCCATCTCGGCCAGATCCAGGCCCCGTTCGAGGTCGTCAGGGCCCTGGAACTCCCACCCGAGGGCCGCGAATTTCGAGGCATCCGGTTCCGGGCTGTGCACGTCTTCGAGACCCCCGAACGAAAGCCCGAAGACGAGGTGACGATCGTCCACTTTCGGGCCGAGGGGTTGCACGTCGCCTTTCTCGGTGACTTGGGCCACGCGCTGACCGAGGACGAGCTTGAGCCGATTCGCGGGGCTGACATCCTGATCGTCGCGGCGGGGGGACCGCCGACGATCGACTTCCCCGAGATCCCCGCCTTGATCGCCGCGATCGGCCCGTGCATCGTCATCCCGATGCACTACCTCACCCCGCTCATCAACCTCAAAATCCAGCCCGTCGAGCGGTTCTACGAGGCATTGCCGCACTTGCCGGTCGATCGTATTGAGGCCGACTCGTACGAAGTCCGCAGCGAGACAATCCCGCCAACCTGCCGGATCGTCTCACTGCGCCACGTTCGCTAA
- a CDS encoding Gfo/Idh/MocA family oxidoreductase — translation MATEKPVRVAIIGLGFGAEFIPIYQNYPGAEMSAICRRSQADLDECGDRWKIAKRFTRFEDVLADPEIDAVHINSPIKDHAAQSVAALKAGKHVACTVPMGTSVEECRQVVEAQRASGKVYMMMETVVYSREYLFVKKLYDGGELGRLQFLRGSHQQDMEGWPGYWEGLPPMHYATHCVSPCLAIVGKHAEHVVCHGSGRIDEKLIPKYGSPFAIETATFKFRDSDLCAEVTRSLFNVARQYRESFDAYGDTKSFEWQQVEGEEPVIHTRSLPEPEIPTRVPVPDFADLLPGPIQKFTTKGVYSSDDEQHLSFTQGGGHGGSHPHLVHAWLSAIKGDRPALPDAETSANWTMVGILAHESAMKNGEKIAIPTF, via the coding sequence ATGGCCACTGAGAAGCCCGTCCGCGTCGCGATCATCGGCCTTGGGTTCGGGGCCGAGTTCATCCCGATCTATCAGAACTACCCCGGCGCCGAGATGTCCGCCATCTGCCGCCGCTCGCAGGCCGATCTCGATGAATGTGGCGACCGCTGGAAGATCGCCAAGCGGTTCACCCGCTTCGAGGACGTGCTGGCCGACCCCGAGATCGATGCCGTCCACATCAACTCCCCCATCAAGGACCACGCCGCCCAGAGCGTCGCCGCCTTGAAGGCCGGCAAGCACGTCGCCTGCACCGTGCCGATGGGCACGTCGGTCGAGGAATGCCGCCAGGTCGTCGAGGCCCAGCGGGCCAGCGGCAAGGTCTACATGATGATGGAGACTGTCGTCTACAGCCGCGAATATCTCTTCGTCAAGAAGCTGTACGACGGCGGCGAGTTGGGCAGGCTCCAGTTCCTCCGCGGCTCTCACCAGCAAGACATGGAAGGCTGGCCCGGCTACTGGGAAGGCCTGCCGCCGATGCACTACGCCACCCATTGCGTCAGCCCCTGCCTGGCCATCGTCGGCAAGCACGCCGAGCACGTCGTCTGCCACGGCTCGGGACGCATCGACGAGAAGCTCATCCCCAAGTACGGCAGCCCGTTCGCGATCGAGACCGCCACCTTCAAGTTCCGCGACTCCGACCTCTGCGCCGAGGTTACCCGAAGCCTCTTCAATGTCGCGAGGCAGTACCGCGAGAGCTTCGACGCCTACGGCGACACCAAGTCGTTCGAGTGGCAACAGGTTGAGGGCGAGGAGCCCGTCATCCATACCCGGAGCCTGCCCGAGCCCGAGATTCCCACACGCGTCCCCGTCCCCGACTTCGCCGACTTGCTCCCCGGACCCATCCAGAAGTTCACGACCAAAGGGGTCTACTCCTCCGACGACGAGCAGCACCTTTCCTTCACCCAGGGCGGAGGCCACGGCGGCTCGCACCCCCACCTCGTCCACGCCTGGCTCAGCGCCATCAAGGGCGACCGCCCGGCCCTGCCCGACGCCGAGACCTCGGCCAACTGGACCATGGTCGGCATCCTCGCCCACGAGTCCGCGATGAAGAATGGCGAGAAGATCGCCATCCCCACGTTCTAA
- a CDS encoding DUF58 domain-containing protein: MARLAAWWKRRRKLDEMAPSTRNEFPSQAAALLRQVRRLRFRARPGDLAQLSGAYLGSRPGSGLTFSELKPYEPGDDVRHLDWNVTARQGRPYVRSYIEERALTLWIVADISASLGFGPPRARKADRAMQCAALLATAALRNQDRVGLLLVGDRIEHELPPGGGVPHLSRLLRLLVLAPCSGQKTNLNAAIERLARLERRSLIVVLSDFLDLPDPIAWGKIASRHQVRALRFVAPLEREIPQTGLLSVTDAESGASIVRDTASTRASARYSHGATQRQTAFTRWCRSSGVLGTEVDTRHEPLVALLRLFRNLP; the protein is encoded by the coding sequence ATGGCTCGTCTGGCGGCCTGGTGGAAGCGACGGCGCAAGCTCGATGAGATGGCCCCGTCGACCCGCAATGAGTTCCCGAGCCAGGCCGCGGCCTTGCTCCGCCAGGTCCGGCGCCTCCGTTTCAGGGCTCGACCCGGCGACCTGGCCCAACTCTCCGGGGCTTATCTCGGCAGCCGGCCGGGCTCGGGCCTGACCTTCTCCGAGCTCAAGCCTTACGAGCCGGGAGACGACGTCCGCCACCTTGACTGGAACGTGACCGCCCGCCAGGGAAGGCCTTATGTCCGTTCCTACATCGAGGAACGGGCCCTGACGCTCTGGATCGTCGCCGACATCTCGGCGAGCCTGGGATTCGGCCCACCGCGGGCCCGCAAGGCCGACCGAGCCATGCAATGCGCGGCGCTCCTGGCGACGGCCGCCTTGCGGAACCAGGACCGGGTCGGGTTGCTGCTGGTTGGCGATCGGATCGAGCACGAACTTCCGCCCGGCGGGGGTGTTCCTCATCTCTCCAGGCTCCTCAGGCTGCTCGTCCTCGCCCCGTGCTCCGGCCAGAAGACGAACCTGAACGCGGCAATCGAACGCCTCGCGCGCCTGGAGCGACGTTCCTTGATCGTCGTCCTGAGCGATTTCCTCGACCTCCCCGACCCGATCGCCTGGGGCAAGATCGCGTCGAGGCATCAGGTGCGGGCGCTCCGATTCGTGGCGCCCCTGGAACGGGAGATTCCCCAAACAGGCCTGCTCTCAGTCACGGACGCAGAGAGCGGCGCATCAATCGTCCGTGACACTGCCTCCACGCGTGCCTCAGCCCGCTATTCTCACGGGGCAACGCAGCGGCAAACCGCCTTCACCCGCTGGTGTCGCTCCTCCGGAGTGCTCGGCACCGAGGTCGATACCCGTCACGAACCTCTCGTGGCCCTGCTCCGACTCTTCCGCAATCTCCCATGA
- the galT gene encoding galactose-1-phosphate uridylyltransferase translates to MPELRKDPILGRWVIIAIERAKRPHDYKSAAHQQLDGDNCPFCEGNEAQTPAEVLAYRERGTLPNHPGWRVRVTPNKFPALKIEGDLDKRGDGMYDMMAGVGAHEVIIESPRHHVSMGELPEEAIREVIWAYRDRMVDLKRDQRFLHGMLFKNVGAAAGASLEHTHSQLIVLPVVPVTVWEEMMGSLEFFNYRGRCIYCDMILQESTQQKRIVLDTPHFSVFCPYASRFPFETWIVPKAHSSHFENITKSAVDDLGTVLKSVLNKLEVGLDKPAYNYIIHTGPFDHGDLPHYHWHIEIIPRLTNIAGFEWGTGFYINPVPPEAAATFLDNVRVPETVR, encoded by the coding sequence ATGCCCGAGCTCCGCAAAGATCCGATCCTGGGACGCTGGGTCATCATCGCGATCGAACGGGCCAAGCGTCCCCACGACTACAAGTCGGCCGCTCACCAGCAGCTCGACGGTGACAACTGTCCGTTCTGCGAGGGCAACGAGGCACAGACGCCCGCCGAGGTCCTGGCGTACCGCGAACGAGGAACGCTGCCCAATCATCCCGGCTGGCGTGTCCGGGTCACCCCTAACAAGTTTCCCGCCCTGAAGATCGAGGGAGACCTGGATAAGCGCGGCGATGGCATGTACGACATGATGGCAGGAGTCGGGGCGCACGAGGTGATCATCGAGAGCCCCAGGCATCACGTCAGCATGGGCGAGTTGCCGGAAGAGGCGATCCGCGAGGTCATCTGGGCCTACCGCGACCGCATGGTCGACCTCAAGAGAGACCAACGGTTCCTGCACGGGATGTTGTTCAAGAACGTCGGGGCGGCCGCGGGGGCCAGCCTGGAGCACACCCATAGCCAGCTCATCGTGCTGCCGGTCGTCCCGGTCACCGTCTGGGAAGAGATGATGGGCTCCCTGGAGTTTTTCAACTACCGGGGACGCTGCATCTATTGCGACATGATCCTCCAGGAATCCACCCAGCAGAAGCGGATCGTCCTGGACACGCCGCACTTCTCGGTCTTCTGCCCCTATGCCAGCCGCTTCCCATTCGAGACCTGGATCGTCCCCAAGGCCCATTCAAGTCACTTCGAAAACATCACCAAATCGGCCGTCGACGACCTTGGGACTGTGCTGAAGTCGGTGCTCAACAAGCTGGAGGTCGGACTCGACAAGCCGGCCTACAATTACATCATCCACACAGGTCCGTTCGACCACGGCGACTTGCCGCACTATCATTGGCACATCGAGATCATCCCCAGGCTGACGAACATCGCCGGGTTCGAGTGGGGCACCGGGTTCTACATCAACCCCGTTCCCCCCGAGGCCGCCGCCACGTTCCTCGACAACGTGCGCGTGCCCGAGACCGTCCGGTGA
- the glgA gene encoding glycogen synthase GlgA: MRRAGEDSPLHIAIVASEAVPFSKTGGLADVAGSLPRALNAIGHRASLFAPLHRSSRQSGLQLEDTGLRLDIPVGPRIIQGSVFLVRLPGTDVVAYLIDQPEYFDRPQLYQTDGVDYGDNCARFVFFCRAVLETVRLLNLDVDVFHCNDWQTGLIPVYLDELYRADLRLGRAGTLMTIHNLAYQGWFWHWDLPLTGLDWGLFNFRQLEHHGQLNFLKAGIVFADLVSTVSPTYAREIQTPAFGCGLEGLLQQRGADLRGIVNGIDTDVWNPRIDPVLAAKYDIESVAIGKAECKAQLQRRASLTEFPDVPLFAQIGRLDSQKGWDLLLEVAEQHLQGDVQVVILGEGSPRYHEALDRLAHRYSGKLRVFLEFSNSLAHQIEAGADLFLMPSLYEPCGLNQLYSQAYGTVPIVHKTGGLADTVVDATPENLALRTATGVTFDEPTPQALMGAIERATRLFRDRGAWMSMVRAGMARDSSWNQSAREYVALYREVVEHRRVSPAEVI, translated from the coding sequence ATGCGACGAGCAGGCGAGGACTCTCCACTCCACATCGCGATCGTCGCCTCGGAGGCGGTCCCGTTCTCCAAGACGGGCGGACTCGCGGATGTCGCAGGCTCGCTCCCCCGCGCGCTCAACGCGATCGGGCATAGGGCCAGTCTCTTCGCCCCACTCCACCGGTCCAGCCGCCAATCGGGCCTGCAACTCGAAGACACGGGCCTGAGGCTGGACATTCCCGTCGGACCACGGATCATCCAGGGTTCGGTCTTCCTCGTGAGGCTTCCCGGCACGGATGTCGTCGCTTATCTCATCGACCAGCCCGAATACTTCGACCGGCCACAGCTCTATCAGACGGACGGCGTCGATTATGGCGACAACTGCGCCCGGTTCGTCTTCTTCTGCCGGGCTGTGCTGGAGACTGTCCGCCTCCTGAACCTCGATGTCGACGTCTTCCACTGCAACGACTGGCAGACCGGACTGATCCCGGTCTATCTCGATGAGCTTTACCGCGCCGACTTGAGACTCGGCCGGGCCGGCACGCTGATGACGATCCACAACCTCGCCTATCAGGGATGGTTCTGGCATTGGGACCTGCCATTGACGGGCCTCGATTGGGGCCTGTTCAACTTCCGGCAGCTCGAGCACCACGGCCAGCTTAACTTTCTGAAGGCGGGCATCGTCTTCGCGGATCTCGTCAGCACAGTCAGCCCGACCTACGCCCGAGAAATCCAGACCCCGGCCTTCGGCTGCGGCCTGGAAGGTCTGCTCCAGCAACGCGGGGCCGACCTCCGAGGGATCGTCAACGGCATCGACACAGACGTCTGGAACCCTCGCATCGACCCTGTACTCGCCGCGAAGTACGACATCGAGAGCGTCGCCATCGGCAAGGCGGAGTGCAAAGCCCAGCTCCAGCGTCGGGCCAGCCTGACCGAATTTCCCGATGTCCCGCTGTTCGCGCAGATCGGCCGCCTCGACAGCCAGAAGGGCTGGGACCTGTTGCTCGAGGTGGCCGAGCAACACCTTCAAGGAGACGTGCAGGTTGTCATCCTCGGCGAAGGGAGCCCGCGCTACCACGAGGCCCTCGATCGCCTGGCGCATCGGTATTCGGGGAAGCTGCGCGTCTTCCTCGAGTTTTCGAACTCGCTGGCACACCAGATCGAGGCGGGCGCCGATCTGTTCCTGATGCCCAGCTTGTACGAGCCATGCGGCCTGAACCAGCTCTATAGCCAGGCCTACGGTACCGTGCCGATCGTTCACAAGACCGGCGGCCTGGCCGACACAGTGGTCGACGCAACCCCGGAGAACCTGGCCTTGAGGACAGCGACCGGGGTCACCTTCGACGAACCGACCCCGCAGGCCCTGATGGGCGCGATCGAGAGGGCGACGAGGCTCTTTCGCGACCGGGGCGCCTGGATGTCGATGGTCCGAGCGGGAATGGCGCGGGACTCCTCCTGGAATCAGAGCGCCCGCGAATACGTCGCCCTCTACCGGGAGGTCGTCGAGCATCGTCGAGTCTCCCCGGCCGAGGTCATCTGA
- a CDS encoding glycine cleavage T C-terminal barrel domain-containing protein, which produces MTDSVKSRDTSAGGFVDRSARGRVNIGGPDRLKFLHNLTTNEVKKLGAGKGQESFVTSPQGKTLGYVTLLALEDRIVLRTAVEGLPPVLAHLRKYGVFDDVSIDDVSGSTCEFHLFGDDLGESGQFLGIESSGVGEYDHVASQTFPGFLVVRESPTGLPGLTLIGPAESRDELMARMEKSGLARVDPDVFEALRIEAGTPEVGREVKPENLPQELDRDDRAISFVKGCYLGQETVARLDAMGHVNKILRGGLVSGELPVAGTPLTLDGKPVGTVTSSAYSPRLGRGVLLAYVRTANASPGTLLTAESPTGGPAPTVEISALPMNESR; this is translated from the coding sequence ATGACCGACAGCGTGAAATCGAGGGATACAAGTGCCGGCGGGTTCGTGGACCGTTCGGCTCGGGGCAGGGTGAATATCGGCGGGCCCGATCGCCTGAAATTCCTGCATAACCTGACGACCAACGAGGTCAAAAAACTTGGAGCAGGCAAGGGGCAGGAAAGCTTCGTGACGAGCCCCCAGGGCAAGACGCTTGGGTACGTCACGCTGCTCGCCCTGGAGGATCGGATCGTGCTGCGCACAGCGGTCGAGGGGCTCCCCCCTGTGCTCGCCCATCTGAGGAAATACGGGGTGTTCGACGACGTCTCCATCGACGATGTCAGCGGCTCGACGTGCGAGTTCCACCTGTTCGGCGATGACCTGGGCGAGTCCGGCCAGTTCCTCGGGATCGAGTCTTCCGGCGTGGGGGAATACGACCACGTCGCCAGCCAGACGTTCCCGGGATTCCTCGTCGTCCGCGAGTCGCCGACCGGCCTCCCGGGGCTGACCCTGATCGGGCCGGCCGAGTCTCGTGACGAGTTGATGGCCCGAATGGAGAAGTCGGGCCTTGCACGGGTCGATCCCGACGTGTTCGAGGCTCTGCGGATCGAGGCGGGGACACCCGAGGTGGGGCGAGAGGTGAAGCCGGAGAACCTGCCCCAGGAGCTGGATCGCGACGACCGGGCGATCAGCTTCGTGAAGGGGTGCTACCTGGGACAGGAGACCGTCGCCAGACTCGACGCCATGGGGCACGTCAACAAAATCCTCCGGGGCGGCCTGGTCAGCGGGGAGCTTCCGGTCGCAGGCACCCCGCTGACGCTCGACGGCAAGCCCGTGGGCACAGTCACGTCGTCGGCCTACTCCCCGCGGCTGGGCCGAGGGGTGCTGCTGGCCTACGTACGGACCGCAAACGCCAGCCCCGGGACCCTGCTGACCGCGGAGTCTCCTACCGGCGGCCCCGCGCCGACCGTCGAGATCTCGGCGCTGCCGATGAACGAATCCCGATAA
- a CDS encoding acyltransferase, which translates to MNPLTNDVDSIPSELRGHVPALDGLRGLAVLLVLVFHIAQSEVAPSGGIARAFYGATRIGQTGVDLFFVLSGFLITGILYDTKASPRYFFNFYGRRTLRIFPLYYGVLIAAFVLTPALFGIGPVGVNPIWLWTYTANLPATFGVEGGTFGHFWTLAIEEQFYLVWPAVIFAFGRRRLMGVCLGCIAGAAAIRVVMEIYGFSSFTFTLARMDSLTLGAWLALAARGPLGMAGWRGKAWVTSIVTAGLAAPIYLANSGSGAAWLQVFKYSLIGVFYGSILVLAVTSRWAAVPFRSAMLRWLGKYSYGLYVFHPLFIMLAARMTMGMLDPGWALASRVGIIVAGSMATAWLSWHLYEKRFLAWKSLFVDTTPTTASDRTRPRMPAQVAVAP; encoded by the coding sequence ATGAATCCGCTCACCAACGACGTCGACTCGATCCCGTCTGAACTTCGTGGCCACGTCCCGGCCCTCGACGGCCTGCGAGGGCTGGCCGTGCTCCTGGTCTTGGTCTTCCATATCGCTCAGTCCGAAGTCGCCCCATCCGGCGGGATCGCGCGGGCATTCTATGGTGCGACTCGGATTGGCCAGACGGGTGTAGACCTGTTCTTCGTGCTCTCTGGATTCCTGATTACAGGGATTCTGTACGACACGAAGGCCTCGCCCCGCTACTTCTTCAATTTTTACGGACGCCGCACGCTTCGCATCTTCCCGCTTTACTACGGCGTGCTGATCGCCGCGTTCGTGCTTACGCCCGCTCTTTTCGGCATCGGACCCGTGGGCGTAAACCCCATCTGGCTCTGGACGTACACGGCCAATCTGCCGGCGACGTTCGGGGTTGAGGGGGGCACGTTCGGTCACTTCTGGACGCTGGCGATCGAGGAGCAGTTTTATCTGGTCTGGCCTGCCGTGATCTTCGCGTTCGGGCGTCGACGGCTCATGGGCGTCTGCCTCGGCTGCATCGCGGGCGCCGCGGCCATCCGCGTGGTGATGGAAATTTATGGGTTCTCGTCATTCACGTTCACGCTGGCGCGGATGGATTCGTTGACCCTGGGGGCCTGGCTCGCCCTGGCCGCACGGGGACCGCTGGGGATGGCAGGTTGGCGTGGCAAGGCCTGGGTGACGTCGATCGTGACGGCGGGCCTGGCAGCCCCGATCTATCTGGCGAATTCCGGCTCAGGCGCGGCCTGGTTGCAGGTGTTCAAGTACTCGCTGATCGGCGTCTTTTATGGATCGATCCTGGTGCTTGCCGTAACCTCGAGATGGGCCGCCGTTCCGTTCCGCTCGGCCATGCTTCGCTGGCTGGGGAAGTACAGCTACGGCCTGTACGTCTTCCATCCTCTGTTCATCATGTTGGCGGCTCGGATGACCATGGGAATGCTCGACCCCGGTTGGGCCCTTGCGTCGCGGGTTGGGATCATCGTCGCAGGCTCGATGGCCACAGCCTGGCTTAGTTGGCACCTCTACGAAAAGCGATTCCTCGCCTGGAAAAGCCTTTTCGTCGATACAACCCCGACGACGGCTTCCGACCGGACGCGACCGAGGATGCCAGCCCAGGTTGCCGTGGCTCCCTGA
- a CDS encoding arylsulfatase: MSRTYRMTQAFALVAIGSLLTLSTLEAAPGEGRGLPSAELAASEGTPKRHGELPDAPLLALARRNEAAASKASQAGKKPNILVIFGDDIGQANISAYTMGLMGYRTPNIDRIAREGMIFTDYYAEQSCTAGRSSFLTGQCTFRTGLSKVGVPGSPVGLKKEDPTIAELLKPLGYATGQFGKNHLGDLNEYLPTVHGFDEFFGNLYHLNAEEEPEQRTYPRDPKFKEMFGPRGVLKCKATDVDDPTDQPRWGRVGKQTIEDTGALTKKRMETIDDETSDAAVDYLKRQTSAGKPFFCWFNSTRMHFRTHVAADRRSPPGLTARTEYADGMVEHDGHVGKLLKALDDLGIADDTIVLYTTDNGPHMNSWPDAAMTPFRNEKNSNWEGAFRVPCVIRWPGKIKAGSVSNEIVSGHDWLPTLLAAAGEPDIKEKLKNGHEASGTTYKVHIDGYDQSAYLSGQAEKSTRRGFFYFNDDGDLVSLRVENWKVVFMEQRATGTLRVWAEPFTPLRLPKLFDLRADPYERADVTSNTYYDWLLSQPYLILAAQTATVRFLETFKDFPPRQRAPSFSVDQAVQKMKQHLGSD, translated from the coding sequence ATGTCCCGGACATACCGAATGACGCAGGCCTTCGCCCTGGTGGCGATCGGCTCCCTGTTAACACTCTCGACCCTCGAGGCCGCCCCCGGGGAAGGTCGGGGTTTGCCCTCGGCGGAATTGGCCGCAAGCGAGGGCACGCCGAAGCGTCATGGCGAGTTGCCCGATGCGCCGTTGCTGGCCTTGGCTCGACGGAACGAAGCCGCCGCCTCCAAGGCCTCCCAGGCGGGCAAGAAGCCGAACATCCTGGTTATCTTCGGCGATGATATTGGCCAGGCGAATATCAGCGCCTACACGATGGGCCTCATGGGCTACCGAACGCCAAACATCGACCGGATCGCCAGGGAAGGGATGATCTTCACCGATTACTACGCAGAGCAGAGCTGCACCGCAGGCCGATCGTCGTTCCTCACAGGCCAATGTACCTTCCGGACCGGCCTGAGCAAGGTCGGGGTCCCTGGGTCGCCCGTCGGGTTGAAAAAGGAGGACCCGACGATCGCCGAGTTACTCAAGCCGCTCGGTTACGCAACGGGGCAATTCGGCAAGAATCACCTGGGAGACCTCAATGAGTATCTTCCCACGGTGCACGGATTCGATGAATTCTTCGGCAACCTGTACCACCTGAATGCCGAGGAGGAGCCTGAGCAGCGGACCTACCCGCGCGACCCGAAGTTCAAGGAGATGTTCGGGCCCCGAGGCGTGCTGAAGTGCAAGGCCACCGACGTGGACGACCCGACCGATCAGCCTCGATGGGGCAGGGTCGGCAAGCAGACGATCGAGGACACCGGCGCGCTGACGAAGAAGCGGATGGAGACGATCGACGACGAGACATCGGACGCGGCGGTTGACTACCTCAAGCGGCAAACTTCGGCGGGCAAGCCGTTCTTCTGCTGGTTCAACAGCACCCGGATGCACTTCCGCACCCACGTCGCGGCCGACCGCCGCAGCCCCCCAGGCCTGACCGCGCGGACCGAGTATGCCGACGGCATGGTCGAGCACGACGGACATGTCGGCAAGCTCCTCAAGGCCCTGGACGACCTGGGCATCGCGGACGATACGATCGTTCTCTACACGACCGACAACGGCCCGCATATGAACTCATGGCCCGACGCGGCGATGACCCCGTTCCGCAACGAGAAGAATTCCAATTGGGAGGGGGCGTTCCGGGTCCCGTGCGTGATTCGCTGGCCTGGCAAGATCAAAGCTGGGTCGGTCTCAAACGAGATCGTCAGCGGTCACGACTGGCTGCCGACGTTGCTCGCCGCGGCCGGAGAGCCTGACATCAAGGAAAAGCTCAAGAATGGCCACGAAGCGTCAGGCACGACCTACAAGGTTCATATCGACGGCTACGACCAGTCGGCCTATCTGAGCGGGCAGGCCGAGAAGAGCACGAGGCGCGGATTCTTCTACTTCAATGACGACGGAGATCTCGTCTCCCTGCGCGTCGAGAACTGGAAAGTCGTGTTCATGGAGCAGAGGGCAACCGGGACCTTGCGCGTCTGGGCCGAGCCCTTCACTCCTCTGCGTCTTCCTAAGCTGTTCGACCTGCGAGCCGACCCCTATGAGCGGGCCGACGTCACGTCAAACACCTACTACGACTGGCTGCTCTCGCAGCCCTATCTGATCTTGGCCGCTCAGACGGCCACGGTCAGGTTCCTGGAGACGTTCAAGGATTTCCCTCCACGACAGAGGGCACCAAGTTTCAGCGTAGACCAAGCGGTGCAGAAGATGAAGCAGCACCTCGGCAGCGACTGA